A DNA window from Vigna unguiculata cultivar IT97K-499-35 chromosome 10, ASM411807v1, whole genome shotgun sequence contains the following coding sequences:
- the LOC114167100 gene encoding uncharacterized protein LOC114167100 isoform X4, which translates to MAEEKSKGSMEYVKLVGSLVGPLLGPGWPYLKPLLYKLVPYEIRVGHLAKDVNKLRLVKSRVQDKVKDEENRNERAISGGVKKWLDEVDEVIFDYEEFLEDEDRSYAVYSDGYLPKPSIRYRLRKMVNDIGSRVSVLLQTSNDDNFSCWLGPPSYDADFDNIRYQMFESRNQTTGNIIAALANSSVGMIGVYGLNGVGKTSLIKEVVKKVKDNMFDVVIMVNVTSRPDIRRIQGQIAKKLGMKLKGESESERAVHLRDRLKDPKLKTLIILDNLEVKLDFNMLGISSENNDDSQMNSRMKDLSAHHNYALKNKELDASILRKVEDPLARYKGCKILMISKNEQLLVRQMDGKAIKTFCVTPLTEKEAESMFKTMSEIDNENSLYKALAAQISKKCKGLPMTIVATAKALKNKSLLVWEDAYRNLERQNLTAVQEFSTKLSYNLLENDELKHTLLVCARMSNDALLTDLVRNCIGLGLLQGIYMVKEARDRIHMLVAELKELSLLSDSFSSDRFTMQDNIRDAVLSIASQEMHAFALTKGKLEEWPDKDKLERCTAISLQNCDVTDIMNKFPETINCFRLRVFHLENKDPHLKIPDNFFIGMKELRVLILIGVSLSFLPSSIMYLKKLRMLCLERCKLDKHLSIIGELETLRVLSLSGSDVEKLPTELSQLTKLQIFDISNCFKLREIPVHVLSSLIDLEELYVGNSPIQWKYEGHVNASLSELRQLYQLTTLDIEIPGTTHMPENLFFDKLDSYNIVIRDVGAYSIWDIKMLERRETSRFLALQLENGFDIHHQKDIKILFERVENLLLGQLNDVEDIFYELNYEGFPYLKYLSIVSNSKIKSVINSKNQKHLEKVFPRLESLFLYEVNHMEHICYNQLTTDSFGKLKIIKLNMCGQLKNVFFSSTIKLLSALEAVEVSECDTLKEIVTSEAENREQIIFPELRSVTLQSLSELIGFYGALPGEQESNKLFDEKVVISKLERMKLSSIKIQKIWSDQYWTSFQNLIKLDVTDCWNLKNLLSFTMSKSLMNLQSLLVSECGMMESIFEFIETEVSMFEIEPERIFPKLKNINLGSMKRLKEIWHPKFPLHSFGKLDELIIEGCNKLKNVFPSYMIGRFHSLCNLKVTNCLSMKEIFDLQDCQKQDFEDMTRLQSVHAEALPKLEHVWNKDPEGILNLKNLKKIWIQECLNLEHIFPVSTAKDLQELEYLEVWNCGKLKKIVSKGETNNTSSISFKFPKLTTVRFSKLPSLEGFYEGEHELHYSALNNLCVESCPKLELFSGENTNSEIKSVFFPEKAIYNLKSMQIESENAIWLRRYMGNYRMHKLEEFQLFGLPDTEILYFFIHRNPNMKSLLLSNCSFKELVPPRSHSEEKSGVVPKLKSLKVMNLQSLKMIDFKDDTILFQRLECLILKECPCLNTIAPSSISFTYLTTLEVGNCNKLACLMTPSTAKSLVQLTTMKVIQCEQMKTIVSELEHKEHIIFRKLKEIELVALQNLLSFCSSNHCAFDFPLLEKFVVSACSNMRKFSQHANSTPILRQILIGNGKEEKRYHWKGDLNVTISYMHQIWALHATEVVDSNPYKPLENSRLKILKLANCELGSHAIPTVVFSSLKNLEELEANFILESLKLDWKNTTMLCNGKFPDEMLHQVIKFELDLDKDNDKEVADVILKKMPHAECIRIKGYSGLKELTSSQHEHGESSHPPEQGGRNQNLGRSRPPENKKKNKKIK; encoded by the exons ATGGCGGAAGAAAAATCAAAAGGAAGCATGGAGTATGTTAAATTGGTTGGTTCCTTGGTTGGTCCCTTGTTGGGTCCCGGGTGGCCATATCTAAAGCCGTTACTGTATAAACTTGTGCCTTACGAAATCAGAGTTGGACACCTGGCCAAAGATGTAAATAAGCTGCGGTTGGTGAAAAGCAGGGTGCAAGATAAagttaaagatgaagaaaatcGAAATGAGAGAGCTATTAGTGGTGGTGTTAAAAAATGGTTGGATGAGGTAGATGAAGTCATTTTTGACTATGAGGAATTCTTGGAAGATGAAGACCGTTCTTATGCCGTGTACTCCGATGGCTACCTTCCTAAACCTTCTATAAGGTATCGTCTAAGAAAAATGGTGAATGATATCGGAAGTAGGGTTAGTGTACTACTACAAACCTCAAATGATGATAACTTTTCTTGTTGGTTGGGGCCACCTTCCTATGATGCTGATTTTGATAACATTAGATATCAGATGTTTGAATCAAGAAATCAAACTACGGGTAATATTATTGCAGCATTGGCAAACTCGAGTGTTGGAATGATCGGAGTTTATGGATTGAATGGTGTGGGGAAGACTAGCTTGATCAAAGAAGTTGTTAAGAAGGTAAAAGACAACATGTTCGATGTGGTGATCATGGTGAATGTAACAAGTCGTCCTGATATAAGAAGAATTCAAGGACAAATTGCTAAGAAGTTGGGGATGAAGTTGAAAGGGGAATCTGAGAGTGAAAGAGCAGTTCATTTACGAGATAGATTAAAGGACCCAAAGTTGAAAACCCTTATAATCCTCGATAATTTGGAGGTGAAACTGGATTTCAACATGTTGGGAATTTCATCCGAGAACAATGATGATAGCCAGATGAATTCCAGAATGAAAGACCTTTCGGCTCACCACAATTATgcattgaaaaataaagaactTGATGCTTCCATTTTGAGGAAGGTAGAAGACCCTCTTGCTAGATACAAAGGATGCAAAATTTTGATGATTTCCAAGAATGAACAGCTTTTGGTAAGACAGATGGATGGGAAAGCAATTAAAACTTTTTGTGTAACACCATTAACGGAAAAAGAAGCAGAGTCGATGTTTAAGACCATGTCTGAGATAgataatgaaaattctttatatAAAGCATTGGCAGCTCAAATTTCAAAGAAATGTAAAGGGTTACCGATGACAATTGTAGCAACTGCAAAGGCATTAAAAAACAAAAGCCTTCTGGTATGGGAGGATGCATATCGAAACCTTGAAAGACAAAACTTAACAGCAGTACAAGAATTCTCTACAAAGTTGAGTTATAATCTTCTAGAAAACGATGAGCTCAAACACACTTTGTTAGTTTGTGCTCGGATGAGCAATGATGCATTACTTACTGACTTGGTGAGAAACTGCATTGGTTTAGGCTTGCTTCAAGGGATTTACATGGTTAAAGAAGCCAGAGATAGAATACATATGTTGGTTGCAGAGTTGAAGGAGTTAAGTTTGTTGTCTGATAGTTTTTCAAGTGATCGTTTCACCATGCAAGATAATATCCGGGATGCAGTGCTTTCAATAGCATCACAAGAGATGCATGCATTTGCACTGACGAAGGGAAAACTAGAAGAATGGCCAGACAAGGACAAACTTGAAAGATGCACTGCTATTTCCTTACAGAATTGCGATGTTACTGATATCATGAACAAGTTTCCTGAAACCATAAATTGTTTTAGACTTAGAGTCTTCCATCTTGAAAACAAAGATCCACATCTGAAAATACCTGACAACTTTTTTATTGGAATGAAAGAACTCCGGGTGTTGATATTGATTGGAGTCTCTCTATCATTTTTACCTTCATCAATTATGTACCTAAAAAAACTCAGAATGCTTTGTTTGGAGCGGTGCAAGTTAGATAAGCATTTATCTATCATTGGAGAGTTGGAGACACTAAGAGTTCTTAGTTTATCAGGATCTGATGTTGAAAAATTGCCAACTGAATTGAGCCAATTAACTAAGCTACAAATTTTTGACATAAGTAATTGTTTTAAACTCAGAGAGATTCCTGTTCATGTGTTGTCAAGTTTGATTGATCTAGAAGAGTTGTATGTGGGAAATAGCCCAATTCAATGGAAATACGAGGGACATGTAAATGCTAGTCTTTCTGAGCTGAGACAATTGTATCAGTTAACAACACTAGACATAGAGATCCCAGGAACTACCCATATGCCTGAGAACTTGTTCTTTGACAAGTTGGATAGTTACAATATTGTCATCCGAGATGTGGGTGCTTATTCCATATGGGATATTAAGATGCTAGAGAGGCGTGAAACATCAAGATTTTTGGCACTTCAACTAGAAAACGGGTTTGACATCCACCACCAAAAGGACATCAAAATACTATTCGAAAGAGTTGAAAATTTGTTGTTGGGGCAGCTAAATGATGTTGAAGATATTTTCTATGAATTGAATTATGAAGGATTTCCATATCTAAAGTATTTGTCCATTGTGAGTAACTCGAAAATTAAGTCCGTCATCAATtccaaaaaccaaaaacatcTTGAGAAAGTATTTCCCAGATTGGAGTCATTGTTTCTGTATGAAGTCAACCACATGGAGCATATATGCTACAATCAACTTACCACTGATTCGTTCGGAAAATTGAAAATCATCAAGCTTAATATGTGTGGTCAGTTAAAGAATGTCTTCTTCTCTTCTACAATCAAACTTCTTTCTGCACTTGAAGCAGTTGAAGTTTCCGAGTGTGACACTCTGAAGGAGATTGTTACCTCAGAAGCGGAAAACAGAGAACAAATTATCTTTCCTGAATTGCGTTCTGTGACACTACAATCTCTGTCTGAATTGATTGGATTCTATGGTGCGTTACCAGGAGAGCAAGAGTCAAATAAACTCTTTGATGAAAAG GTTGTGATTTCCAAATTAGAGAGGATGAAGCTGTCCTCAATCAAAATTCAGAAAATATGGAGTGACCAATACTGGACAAGctttcaaaatttgataaaattggATGTGACTGATTGTTGGAATTTGAAAAACCTGCTATCCTTTACAATGTCCAAAAGTCTGATGAATCTTCAAAGTCTTTTAGTAAGTGAATGTGGGATGATGGAAAGCATATTTGAATTTATCGAAACAGAAGTTAGCATGTTCGAAATTGAG CCGGAAAGAATCTTTCCGAAGTTGAAGAATATCAACCTTGGAAGCATGAAGCGATTGAAAGAGATTTGGCATCCCAAATTTCCTTTACATTCCTTTGGAAAATTGGATGAATTGATCATCGAGGGATGcaacaaacttaaaaatgtttttccttCTTATATGATCGGAAGATTCCACAGTCTATGCAACTTGAAGGTTACTAATTGCCTGTCAATGAAAGAGATATTTGACCTACAAGATTGCCAAAAACAAGATTTTGAGGATATGACTAGATTGCAAAGTGTTCATGCAGAAGCATTGCCAAAATTGGAGCATGTATGGAATAAGGACCCAGAAGGCATTCTTAACTTAAAAAACCTGAAAAAAATATGGATTCAAGAATGTCTCAACTTGGAACATATATTTCCAGTTTCTACAGCCAAGGACCTTCAAGAACTTGAATACCTTGAGGTCTGGAATTGTGGAAAGCTGAAGAAAATTGTTTCTAAGGGAGAAACAAACAACACAAGCAGCATTTCATTCAAATTTCCGAAATTAACCACTGTCAGATTTTCGAAACTACCTAGTCTTGAAGGTTTTTATGAGGGAGAACATGAATTGCATTATTCAGCACTGAATAACTTGTGTGTGGAAAGTTGTCCTAAGCTCGAACTTTTCAGTGGAGAAAATACAAATTCAGAAATAAAGTCAGTCTTCTTTCCTGAAAAG GCTATCTATAACTTGAAATCCATGCAAATAGAGTCAGAGAATGCAATTTGGTTGAGGAGGTACATGGGAAACTACCGAATGCATAAATTAGAAGAGTTTCAATTATTTGGACTACCGGATACTGAGATTCTATATTTCTTCATCCATAGAAATCCGAATATGAAAAGCTTATTGTTGAGTAATTGTTCCTTTAAGGAGTTGGTGCCTCCCAGAAGCCACAGTGAAGAAAAGTCAGGGGTTGTTCCAAAGCTCAAAAGCTTAAAAGTAATGAACTTACAATCACTCAAGATGATAGACTTTAAAGATGATACAATACTCTTTCAAAGGTTAGAGTGTTTGATTTTAAAGGAATGTCCATGTTTGAACACCATTGCACCTTCCTCGATATCTTTCACTTACTTAACAACTCTGGAAGTGGGTAATTGTAACAAATTAGCTTGTTTAATGACACCATCAACTGCAAAAAGCTTGGTTCAACTGACCACAATGAAGGTAATTCAATGCGAACAGATGAAGACCATTGTATCAGAGCTTGAACATAAAGAACATATCATCTTCAGAAAATTGAAGGAAATAGAACTGGTGGCTCTACAAAATCTTTTAAGCTTTTGTAGCTCCAATCATTGTGCCTTTGACTTTCCATTGTTGGAAAAGTTTGTGGTGAGTGCATGCAGCAATATGAGAAAGTTTTCTCAACATGCCAACTCGACACCAATTTTACgacaaatattaattggaaaTGGAAAGGAGGAGAAAAGATATCATTGGAAAGGTGATTTGAATGTTACTATATCATACATGCATCAAATTTGG GCTCTTCATGCAACCGAGGTGGTAGACTCCAATCCTTACAAGCCACTTGAGAACTCTCGATTGAAGATTTTGAAGCTGGCAAATTGTGAACTTGGATCGCATGCCATTCCAACTGTTGTTTTTTCCAGTTTGAAGAACTTGGAAGAATTGGAA GCTAATTTCATTTTGGAGTCATTGAAGCTGGATTGGAAAAACACTACGATGCTATGTAATGGAAAATTTCCGGATGAGATGCTTCATCAAGTAATCAAATTTGAGCTGGATTTGGACAAGGACAATGACAAGGAAGTAGCAGATGTAATACTTAAGAAGATGCCCCATGCAGAATGTATTAGAATAAAGGGATATTCTGGTCTTAAGGAGTTAACCTCATCTCAGCATGAACATGGTGAATCATCTCATCCTCCTGAACAAG GAGGGAGAAATCAAAATCTGGGAAGATCGAGACCACctgagaataagaaaaaaaataagaaaataaaatag
- the LOC114167100 gene encoding uncharacterized protein LOC114167100 isoform X3 — translation MAEEKSKGSMEYVKLVGSLVGPLLGPGWPYLKPLLYKLVPYEIRVGHLAKDVNKLRLVKSRVQDKVKDEENRNERAISGGVKKWLDEVDEVIFDYEEFLEDEDRSYAVYSDGYLPKPSIRYRLRKMVNDIGSRVSVLLQTSNDDNFSCWLGPPSYDADFDNIRYQMFESRNQTTGNIIAALANSSVGMIGVYGLNGVGKTSLIKEVVKKVKDNMFDVVIMVNVTSRPDIRRIQGQIAKKLGMKLKGESESERAVHLRDRLKDPKLKTLIILDNLEVKLDFNMLGISSENNDDSQMNSRMKDLSAHHNYALKNKELDASILRKVEDPLARYKGCKILMISKNEQLLVRQMDGKAIKTFCVTPLTEKEAESMFKTMSEIDNENSLYKALAAQISKKCKGLPMTIVATAKALKNKSLLVWEDAYRNLERQNLTAVQEFSTKLSYNLLENDELKHTLLVCARMSNDALLTDLVRNCIGLGLLQGIYMVKEARDRIHMLVAELKELSLLSDSFSSDRFTMQDNIRDAVLSIASQEMHAFALTKGKLEEWPDKDKLERCTAISLQNCDVTDIMNKFPETINCFRLRVFHLENKDPHLKIPDNFFIGMKELRVLILIGVSLSFLPSSIMYLKKLRMLCLERCKLDKHLSIIGELETLRVLSLSGSDVEKLPTELSQLTKLQIFDISNCFKLREIPVHVLSSLIDLEELYVGNSPIQWKYEGHVNASLSELRQLYQLTTLDIEIPGTTHMPENLFFDKLDSYNIVIRDVGAYSIWDIKMLERRETSRFLALQLENGFDIHHQKDIKILFERVENLLLGQLNDVEDIFYELNYEGFPYLKYLSIVSNSKIKSVINSKNQKHLEKVFPRLESLFLYEVNHMEHICYNQLTTDSFGKLKIIKLNMCGQLKNVFFSSTIKLLSALEAVEVSECDTLKEIVTSEAENREQIIFPELRSVTLQSLSELIGFYGALPGEQESNKLFDEKVVISKLERMKLSSIKIQKIWSDQYWTSFQNLIKLDVTDCWNLKNLLSFTMSKSLMNLQSLLVSECGMMESIFEFIETEVSMFEIEPERIFPKLKNINLGSMKRLKEIWHPKFPLHSFGKLDELIIEGCNKLKNVFPSYMIGRFHSLCNLKVTNCLSMKEIFDLQDCQKQDFEDMTRLQSVHAEALPKLEHVWNKDPEGILNLKNLKKIWIQECLNLEHIFPVSTAKDLQELEYLEVWNCGKLKKIVSKGETNNTSSISFKFPKLTTVRFSKLPSLEGFYEGEHELHYSALNNLCVESCPKLELFSGENTNSEIKSVFFPEKAIYNLKSMQIESENAIWLRRYMGNYRMHKLEEFQLFGLPDTEILYFFIHRNPNMKSLLLSNCSFKELVPPRSHSEEKSGVVPKLKSLKVMNLQSLKMIDFKDDTILFQRLECLILKECPCLNTIAPSSISFTYLTTLEVGNCNKLACLMTPSTAKSLVQLTTMKVIQCEQMKTIVSELEHKEHIIFRKLKEIELVALQNLLSFCSSNHCAFDFPLLEKFVVSACSNMRKFSQHANSTPILRQILIGNGKEEKRYHWKGDLNVTISYMHQIWALHATEVVDSNPYKPLENSRLKILKLANCELGSHAIPTVVFSSLKNLEELEANFILESLKLDWKNTTMLCNGKFPDEMLHQVIKFELDLDKDNDKEVADVILKKMPHAECIRIKGYSGLKELTSSQHEHGESSHPPEQGDSSHHEQGGRNQNLGRSRPPENKKKNKKIK, via the exons ATGGCGGAAGAAAAATCAAAAGGAAGCATGGAGTATGTTAAATTGGTTGGTTCCTTGGTTGGTCCCTTGTTGGGTCCCGGGTGGCCATATCTAAAGCCGTTACTGTATAAACTTGTGCCTTACGAAATCAGAGTTGGACACCTGGCCAAAGATGTAAATAAGCTGCGGTTGGTGAAAAGCAGGGTGCAAGATAAagttaaagatgaagaaaatcGAAATGAGAGAGCTATTAGTGGTGGTGTTAAAAAATGGTTGGATGAGGTAGATGAAGTCATTTTTGACTATGAGGAATTCTTGGAAGATGAAGACCGTTCTTATGCCGTGTACTCCGATGGCTACCTTCCTAAACCTTCTATAAGGTATCGTCTAAGAAAAATGGTGAATGATATCGGAAGTAGGGTTAGTGTACTACTACAAACCTCAAATGATGATAACTTTTCTTGTTGGTTGGGGCCACCTTCCTATGATGCTGATTTTGATAACATTAGATATCAGATGTTTGAATCAAGAAATCAAACTACGGGTAATATTATTGCAGCATTGGCAAACTCGAGTGTTGGAATGATCGGAGTTTATGGATTGAATGGTGTGGGGAAGACTAGCTTGATCAAAGAAGTTGTTAAGAAGGTAAAAGACAACATGTTCGATGTGGTGATCATGGTGAATGTAACAAGTCGTCCTGATATAAGAAGAATTCAAGGACAAATTGCTAAGAAGTTGGGGATGAAGTTGAAAGGGGAATCTGAGAGTGAAAGAGCAGTTCATTTACGAGATAGATTAAAGGACCCAAAGTTGAAAACCCTTATAATCCTCGATAATTTGGAGGTGAAACTGGATTTCAACATGTTGGGAATTTCATCCGAGAACAATGATGATAGCCAGATGAATTCCAGAATGAAAGACCTTTCGGCTCACCACAATTATgcattgaaaaataaagaactTGATGCTTCCATTTTGAGGAAGGTAGAAGACCCTCTTGCTAGATACAAAGGATGCAAAATTTTGATGATTTCCAAGAATGAACAGCTTTTGGTAAGACAGATGGATGGGAAAGCAATTAAAACTTTTTGTGTAACACCATTAACGGAAAAAGAAGCAGAGTCGATGTTTAAGACCATGTCTGAGATAgataatgaaaattctttatatAAAGCATTGGCAGCTCAAATTTCAAAGAAATGTAAAGGGTTACCGATGACAATTGTAGCAACTGCAAAGGCATTAAAAAACAAAAGCCTTCTGGTATGGGAGGATGCATATCGAAACCTTGAAAGACAAAACTTAACAGCAGTACAAGAATTCTCTACAAAGTTGAGTTATAATCTTCTAGAAAACGATGAGCTCAAACACACTTTGTTAGTTTGTGCTCGGATGAGCAATGATGCATTACTTACTGACTTGGTGAGAAACTGCATTGGTTTAGGCTTGCTTCAAGGGATTTACATGGTTAAAGAAGCCAGAGATAGAATACATATGTTGGTTGCAGAGTTGAAGGAGTTAAGTTTGTTGTCTGATAGTTTTTCAAGTGATCGTTTCACCATGCAAGATAATATCCGGGATGCAGTGCTTTCAATAGCATCACAAGAGATGCATGCATTTGCACTGACGAAGGGAAAACTAGAAGAATGGCCAGACAAGGACAAACTTGAAAGATGCACTGCTATTTCCTTACAGAATTGCGATGTTACTGATATCATGAACAAGTTTCCTGAAACCATAAATTGTTTTAGACTTAGAGTCTTCCATCTTGAAAACAAAGATCCACATCTGAAAATACCTGACAACTTTTTTATTGGAATGAAAGAACTCCGGGTGTTGATATTGATTGGAGTCTCTCTATCATTTTTACCTTCATCAATTATGTACCTAAAAAAACTCAGAATGCTTTGTTTGGAGCGGTGCAAGTTAGATAAGCATTTATCTATCATTGGAGAGTTGGAGACACTAAGAGTTCTTAGTTTATCAGGATCTGATGTTGAAAAATTGCCAACTGAATTGAGCCAATTAACTAAGCTACAAATTTTTGACATAAGTAATTGTTTTAAACTCAGAGAGATTCCTGTTCATGTGTTGTCAAGTTTGATTGATCTAGAAGAGTTGTATGTGGGAAATAGCCCAATTCAATGGAAATACGAGGGACATGTAAATGCTAGTCTTTCTGAGCTGAGACAATTGTATCAGTTAACAACACTAGACATAGAGATCCCAGGAACTACCCATATGCCTGAGAACTTGTTCTTTGACAAGTTGGATAGTTACAATATTGTCATCCGAGATGTGGGTGCTTATTCCATATGGGATATTAAGATGCTAGAGAGGCGTGAAACATCAAGATTTTTGGCACTTCAACTAGAAAACGGGTTTGACATCCACCACCAAAAGGACATCAAAATACTATTCGAAAGAGTTGAAAATTTGTTGTTGGGGCAGCTAAATGATGTTGAAGATATTTTCTATGAATTGAATTATGAAGGATTTCCATATCTAAAGTATTTGTCCATTGTGAGTAACTCGAAAATTAAGTCCGTCATCAATtccaaaaaccaaaaacatcTTGAGAAAGTATTTCCCAGATTGGAGTCATTGTTTCTGTATGAAGTCAACCACATGGAGCATATATGCTACAATCAACTTACCACTGATTCGTTCGGAAAATTGAAAATCATCAAGCTTAATATGTGTGGTCAGTTAAAGAATGTCTTCTTCTCTTCTACAATCAAACTTCTTTCTGCACTTGAAGCAGTTGAAGTTTCCGAGTGTGACACTCTGAAGGAGATTGTTACCTCAGAAGCGGAAAACAGAGAACAAATTATCTTTCCTGAATTGCGTTCTGTGACACTACAATCTCTGTCTGAATTGATTGGATTCTATGGTGCGTTACCAGGAGAGCAAGAGTCAAATAAACTCTTTGATGAAAAG GTTGTGATTTCCAAATTAGAGAGGATGAAGCTGTCCTCAATCAAAATTCAGAAAATATGGAGTGACCAATACTGGACAAGctttcaaaatttgataaaattggATGTGACTGATTGTTGGAATTTGAAAAACCTGCTATCCTTTACAATGTCCAAAAGTCTGATGAATCTTCAAAGTCTTTTAGTAAGTGAATGTGGGATGATGGAAAGCATATTTGAATTTATCGAAACAGAAGTTAGCATGTTCGAAATTGAG CCGGAAAGAATCTTTCCGAAGTTGAAGAATATCAACCTTGGAAGCATGAAGCGATTGAAAGAGATTTGGCATCCCAAATTTCCTTTACATTCCTTTGGAAAATTGGATGAATTGATCATCGAGGGATGcaacaaacttaaaaatgtttttccttCTTATATGATCGGAAGATTCCACAGTCTATGCAACTTGAAGGTTACTAATTGCCTGTCAATGAAAGAGATATTTGACCTACAAGATTGCCAAAAACAAGATTTTGAGGATATGACTAGATTGCAAAGTGTTCATGCAGAAGCATTGCCAAAATTGGAGCATGTATGGAATAAGGACCCAGAAGGCATTCTTAACTTAAAAAACCTGAAAAAAATATGGATTCAAGAATGTCTCAACTTGGAACATATATTTCCAGTTTCTACAGCCAAGGACCTTCAAGAACTTGAATACCTTGAGGTCTGGAATTGTGGAAAGCTGAAGAAAATTGTTTCTAAGGGAGAAACAAACAACACAAGCAGCATTTCATTCAAATTTCCGAAATTAACCACTGTCAGATTTTCGAAACTACCTAGTCTTGAAGGTTTTTATGAGGGAGAACATGAATTGCATTATTCAGCACTGAATAACTTGTGTGTGGAAAGTTGTCCTAAGCTCGAACTTTTCAGTGGAGAAAATACAAATTCAGAAATAAAGTCAGTCTTCTTTCCTGAAAAG GCTATCTATAACTTGAAATCCATGCAAATAGAGTCAGAGAATGCAATTTGGTTGAGGAGGTACATGGGAAACTACCGAATGCATAAATTAGAAGAGTTTCAATTATTTGGACTACCGGATACTGAGATTCTATATTTCTTCATCCATAGAAATCCGAATATGAAAAGCTTATTGTTGAGTAATTGTTCCTTTAAGGAGTTGGTGCCTCCCAGAAGCCACAGTGAAGAAAAGTCAGGGGTTGTTCCAAAGCTCAAAAGCTTAAAAGTAATGAACTTACAATCACTCAAGATGATAGACTTTAAAGATGATACAATACTCTTTCAAAGGTTAGAGTGTTTGATTTTAAAGGAATGTCCATGTTTGAACACCATTGCACCTTCCTCGATATCTTTCACTTACTTAACAACTCTGGAAGTGGGTAATTGTAACAAATTAGCTTGTTTAATGACACCATCAACTGCAAAAAGCTTGGTTCAACTGACCACAATGAAGGTAATTCAATGCGAACAGATGAAGACCATTGTATCAGAGCTTGAACATAAAGAACATATCATCTTCAGAAAATTGAAGGAAATAGAACTGGTGGCTCTACAAAATCTTTTAAGCTTTTGTAGCTCCAATCATTGTGCCTTTGACTTTCCATTGTTGGAAAAGTTTGTGGTGAGTGCATGCAGCAATATGAGAAAGTTTTCTCAACATGCCAACTCGACACCAATTTTACgacaaatattaattggaaaTGGAAAGGAGGAGAAAAGATATCATTGGAAAGGTGATTTGAATGTTACTATATCATACATGCATCAAATTTGG GCTCTTCATGCAACCGAGGTGGTAGACTCCAATCCTTACAAGCCACTTGAGAACTCTCGATTGAAGATTTTGAAGCTGGCAAATTGTGAACTTGGATCGCATGCCATTCCAACTGTTGTTTTTTCCAGTTTGAAGAACTTGGAAGAATTGGAA GCTAATTTCATTTTGGAGTCATTGAAGCTGGATTGGAAAAACACTACGATGCTATGTAATGGAAAATTTCCGGATGAGATGCTTCATCAAGTAATCAAATTTGAGCTGGATTTGGACAAGGACAATGACAAGGAAGTAGCAGATGTAATACTTAAGAAGATGCCCCATGCAGAATGTATTAGAATAAAGGGATATTCTGGTCTTAAGGAGTTAACCTCATCTCAGCATGAACATGGTGAATCATCTCATCCTCCTGAACAAGGTGACTCATCCCATCATGAACAAG GAGGGAGAAATCAAAATCTGGGAAGATCGAGACCACctgagaataagaaaaaaaataagaaaataaaatag